Within the Mauremys reevesii isolate NIE-2019 linkage group 2, ASM1616193v1, whole genome shotgun sequence genome, the region AGGAAGTTGCTATTCAAAACAGTGCCCAGCAATAAGTTCCTGTTGTGGTAGCATGAGCTGAGATTTGCTGCCAATTCCACCACATATCACTAAAGAAACATAGTGAGAACTCATGAGGAGAAAACAGAGCATCTTTAGCCTGTGAGGCATTGAACTGGGGTACTCAAACCACCAGTAATTTTCATACCCTAACCAGTGGATGAAGAAAGAAACAGCCCTTAGAattctcctctcccctctgtcCTGCTGTTTGGCACTCATTCCCTACACAGAATGTGTGTTTGCCTTTCAAGAGGAGTTTTGACCATAGGTCAGCTGAGAAGAGACCCGCGGTGCAGTTCAGAGAAGATAATTTTACCCTTGTGCCTGTAGTCAGCAGGGAGACCCAGTGCCTTAATTGTTCTGCTATTTTGGCTGCTTTTGTCCCACTTGAAATCAAAGGAGGATTAGAAGAGTGGGGCACGTTGCCTTGGACACAGGACTACAAGCCAGGAACCTCCTGCACTCTAAGCCCAGCTCTGATACAGACTCCCCTTTGTGGCTGAAGACAAGTCACAATCTCTGTGCCCCTGTAAAAATGGGTATCGACACTTACCTACCTCCCAAGGGGTTAGTTATGGACTGAAGTGCTAGAAGGCACGCATGGAGCCAGCATTCAGCCACAAGCCAGTGCTCATGTCCACACCATTTCTAAGAGATTTGGGGTGGAAAGATGCAGGAGTTAATGGATTATAAAGCACTTAAAAGATTTTTCTCTATTtcttcctctccattctgaacgcccccccccatcccctctatTGCTGAAAGACCaatgggcttacactgcagtgctACTACCCCCCGGCCTTGTTAGACTTCCCTCTTTTTAAACGTGCTTTGTATTTAATACAATTTGAATCAGATGCTGATATCCCAACCCACACACTCTTGCTGATGCTGAACTTGTTATATGCTTGCTGCATTGTGACAGTATTATATAAAAGCTTTGTATTACACTTATTTTGTCTGTTTACATTACAAGCAAATGACATATCAACAGAGCTTCTTGCAATATAcacaggggagggagcagggaaaaagTGCCAAAGAAAATGGGTTGGGGGGGTTGCATTTTTTTATATAAACCGAATGTTTTTAGCAgatatgttttgttttaatatattaaagattTGCAAATCTACTAAGAAGTGATATTGCTTGTTTTAGGCCCTTGGTCTCCAATACATGACAGACCCTTCAGCACAGCAAGGTCATTTCTTTTATTGAATTTGGCTGTACTTAGATATCAACAACTGGTGCCATAATCATACAAAGAAAGGATTCAAAATTCCAGCAGCTTCACATAATACATTTAACAGCCAAGGTCAGAACTGTTTTCCTTACTGGGCAGAGGGCAACGCTAGCTTCCCAACAGTATTATTAAGGATGTCTCTGATATCCAATCCAACCCACCCACTATCTGTAGTGGCCCCAAGACAGATCTTGTAGCGTGATGCCCACACATGGTCTAAAACACGGGGTGTTCATATTGCTCACCAAGGGAAACAGGTACTACATTTTGAAAAAAGCCTTAACAGCAAATGAAAGTGGCAGTTCTACTAAatcacaaacaatgcagctgaGCGCTAGTGAAACAATATGGCAGGGTCACACTTCATGGAAAGGAACTCAAATGAACCAAGTGCCAAACTGCAAGCTTGGAACACTGAGCTTTCACCAAGTGTTACTCTGTTTTAGACAGGAAAAAAGTACTCTTTCCTCCTCCGTACCTCCAAAGGTAAATACATAACTCTGATATTGCTCTATAATAATTAATAGAAGGCTTGTGCGCCACTGAGCAGCCCTGAGAAATGAACTGGCTGACCTATTCAAGGGCCCTCCCTCATCCAAATAATCCTACAATTTAGGACAGGAAATGCAAAGCAATTAGTCCTAACCAAAACCACACAGATCAACAGCCTTTTTGCCAAGCTGGAATTGTCACGCCCAGATACAACAGCAAGAAATCTGAATGTTTCTTTTGACAGGCACAATAGAATTACTTACCCATGCCACTGCCACCGCCTTTGATCAGTACACAGACAAGTTAAACTCACTTGTAAGGGCTGCATCAGGACATCTGGATTTCAACAAAATGACTAACTGTAAATTGGTAAGAGAACGTCCTGAAGGCATTTCTGGTAGCTGTGATGATTATTTCTAACACACTAAAAACAGTTTCCCTAGGAAAGTCTCAGTTAGGAAGTCATTCTGGTATTTTAATTTTCTGGCCCAGCAGAACTAGGAGAGCATATTGTCATTTACTTACAACTCCTCCCCAGAGCATGGAACGCTTAAGAGGTCCCATTATCCTATTTCTCCAGTGGAAAGTGTGTCCGCTAGCAGTGCCGCAGACAGCTGTGCTGTAGAATTCATACCTTTGCTTCAGGTGGCTAGTTCTTAGTGCCTTTGTCCATGTTGTTCTTGGGAGCTCAGTTCAGTGCCAGGCCTGGGCCTTCCTGAACTCCAGCATCTCCTCCTGGCTCCGCAGGTATTGCTCTATTTCGCTGTCCGAAATGGCCTCGTCTCCAGTGATAGCCTGGTCcgaagggctcagggctgctgtTCGAAGTCTCTTCCTGGGGTTTATAAGGCATGGTGGCAGCAAAGGCCTCCGTACACTGCTGCATTTCTGTTTgcccccaggctggcagccctCAGCTTGGGCCGAGCACCCTGCAGCTTGTGGTGAACTCTCAGAGCCATTGCCTGCTGCTGTGGCACTTTGATCCTCAGTGTCTCCTGAGCTAAAGGAGCTTCTCAGCAGGAAGTGTCGGTGCTGGAGCAGGTCCCCGATGTGTTTGACCACAGTCTTTTTGTCCACGTTGAGCACACGCAGCCAGGCCAGCTGGGAGGCCATTCTCAGGAGGATGTCGTTAAGCTCCTTCAGCCTCAGGTGGGCCGGTGGGGGTAGGTCTGTGCCTGCCAGCTTACAGAAGCGAGGGAAGGTGCATGTCAGGCGCCCCACAGGCTGCAGCGACTGCCATGCAAGGTAGGCCGCAGCAGTGACGATGGGAATGGGATGCCGGCCTGTCACCAGCCACGTCTCACTGGCTAGCTCCACAATCTGGATTGTTCGGGCAACCATCTTTTCCTTGTCCTCAGCAAATTTAGCAGGGACGCTGGCTGAACTCTGGAACAGCTTGAAACTGAGAGAGCAAAGAGAGCCCATTAGCTATATTGCTGCACTGGGTATCAGAAGTAGAAGGAAGCCATTAGATCATTAAGTCCATTGTGCTGCAAGGGTAGGGGAGGTGTCAGGTATTactggggccctaccaaattcagagtccattttgatcaatttcttGGCCAAAGGGTTTTAAATTGGGCAATTGCAGGTTTTCAGATGTTTAcctctgaaatttcatggtgttgtaactggggatcctgacccaaaaggaggtCATGGGGGGTTGCAAAGCTGTTGAGGGGAGAGGGTTGCATGATTGCCATCCTcatttctgcactgccttcagcgTAGCTATGCAGCTTCCCGcagctggggtgggagaggggggtacccggaggtgggtctgatccctccccagcccagtcaAACAGCTAGGAGCCCCCTGCTGGggcgctcccagccctgcctctccctctcccctccaataGCTAGATTTCCTGGGGAAGGGctgatttcacagtctgtgacgtgtttttcaGGGCTGTGAATCTGGTAGGGCCCTAGGTATTACATGGCCACAGCACTGTCGGAGGCTTCCAATGTGCAACACACACATCAAAGTGCAGTCCTCTCTGCAAAGGGCCTCGGGTGGCTCCCATATTCATCCTCAGGCTCCCCAGCCAATTTGCTTGGTTTACACAGGTTATTATTGATATGTACAGTGCCAACAGCTGGGTAGACCTTCCAGGAGAAATGCAAGACCTCGGACAGGCTTGCCACACATTCACTTTCTGCTGTAGGTGAGCAAGGACTACATCACTGGGCCTCAGAAACAGGGAGAGAGGGCAAGAAGAAAGAAGTGAAGTTCTAGCCAATCCTATGAGTCTCGAGACAAAGGGAGAGAAGCAAAAAGTCTCATGGCTGTTGAGACCACTCAGACTACCAGGCTAGAAGGGCTCTTTTCTAGCCTGACCTCTTGTTTAACAGGCCACAGGACTACCCTGACTTAGTTCAGTTTGTATTAGAGCAGATGCTTTAAAAATCATCCAACATGGATTTAAAAAttggcagtgatggagaatccaccacaatccttagcaaattgttccactggttaattaccctcactgttaaaaatgtgcatctaatttctagtctgaatttgtcactCACCTACAACATTTAGGGAGGCtgagataccatggtgatgggcagagGCCAAAAACCAACAAATTTACAGTGCTATACAGTATGTGTGAGTGAAAGACCACAAAAAGCAGAGGGATTGAAGATTGACAGCACACTTTTTTAGATATAGAAGAGGAAAGACTTAAATATCTTGTTTGTTAATACTTCTGGCTTTTCAACTGCCAGCAATGCAAATTTCACCTGCGCTCTGACACTCAAGATTGGGCTTTCTAGCTAGAACATCTCCAATATTAAAAAATTCTCTAACTGGAATGTAGTTTGATAATGTTATTATGCCCAGTAGAACCCAGCCTGCTCACTAACAGCAGTACAAACAGAACAGAGCTACCATAATTAAACCAGATGAGCTGGTAACCAGTTACATGGGGAGCAGATCTGTTAAAAACAGAGGCAATATTTATACTTAGTCACTTTTCTTATAATAATGGCACTATAAGCCTTGTAGCCCATTCACTGAAAATGGAGGCAGACAGGTAAAGTCTCTCCACACCAAGCTGATACACTGAGTCAACATTGGAGTTGGGAATAAACACAAGTCCAAGCACCTGGCAtgtcccctgctctaatcacaaGACAACACTGCCTCACAAGTGGCATTTTTATAGCActtcatcccaaagcactttgcaagcaAACAATACACAAGGGTTGCTTCACTTGACACTGAAATGCAGTCTGGTAGAATATGGCAGCTGTTTAAGAACAGTAACACACAGTAGATCCAGGTGGAATTCTACAGTACAAGTTAGAGAAGCAGAATATAGGCTGCTTAACTGTAACCTCACTAGCAGTGGCACAAAAGGGGTTACAGATTTAGTGCCCAAagatgtttattattatttatttatattgccgTAGCTCCCAGGAGCACCAGTCATTGACCAGGACCCCCATCCTgacaggcactgtacaaaacagaACTGGCCTCCCCCAGCACTCTGGGATCAGAAAAGCCACCTAAGAGTTGGCTTCCCACGCCTCCCATCTCTCTTACATCACCAAAGGAGTGGTTAGTCTGGGGCAATACAGGAGGCAGCTTTAGTTTGTATCCCAGTCAATACAAGAACACATGGATGTGTTCACATGAACACAACACTTAGCAGGGCTACGCTCCAGTTGTGAAACACTATGGCCACAAGTCTAAATCTCAGTAGGATCAAAACAGCTCTTCATTGTTCTGAATCAGATAAACTGAATGTGGGCCTTTCAGACAGGGCTCTAAAACAGAAGTCCCCTCTGCCATGTATGGACTTTAAAGATCCCAAGGGACAAGGCTATGCCTTAATGTTCTTGGCCAAAGCTATCCCCATTCCATGGTAGTACAGCTTGATGTGTCCATGGTTGTAGTCTGTCAGCCCACGGGCGGCTGTGTTTTAGTTATGCCTATATCA harbors:
- the BRF2 gene encoding transcription factor IIIB 50 kDa subunit — protein: MSGQRKCPDCGSSEIVEDAHYAQNQLVCADCGFILTEGLLTTTFQDEEHLQEVTYSRSTGQNEQLSRCKLRGIKRVQDLCKVLYLPAVFEDTALSYFQRAIEHPSFHLVSLEKKEILVGCCVFVTCRQHNWPLTMGTICSLLYADKELFAGVYLCVLKELELDVPALSLTDLVKTHLNSFKLFQSSASVPAKFAEDKEKMVARTIQIVELASETWLVTGRHPIPIVTAAAYLAWQSLQPVGRLTCTFPRFCKLAGTDLPPPAHLRLKELNDILLRMASQLAWLRVLNVDKKTVVKHIGDLLQHRHFLLRSSFSSGDTEDQSATAAGNGSESSPQAAGCSAQAEGCQPGGKQKCSSVRRPLLPPCLINPRKRLRTAALSPSDQAITGDEAISDSEIEQYLRSQEEMLEFRKAQAWH